From the Ostrinia nubilalis chromosome 16, ilOstNubi1.1, whole genome shotgun sequence genome, one window contains:
- the LOC135079568 gene encoding uncharacterized protein LOC135079568 — MLISKVPDETASSRDHSHEYQTASELFDMMARNHPFEPDVGESLSTRDLVILYKNIDLGTKLMSNAEELKRIRPNQHVETVVYNDDLDSEDSDVSEIYGNEDMRNVFSVNSERIDLFNDRPPYQNTLCQKLGDLEIQASNLSMEYDQHFLFKDPYIKEQLKNLNGMDGECDGMVLPTSLLDYICCKRLEDNYNFYMENIIRYVKHTIEQLKRISNGDYLTDKAKEKWREVENASKGDDDTKVLATSTSIPLQVERKLNGVSTTWDDIIHSEVDVRSLSKILEKKIIVEVPKLICGSYKLFSKFCSDNLIISCKREEEPVATEKKKESRVDVVLQLERSDSGHVMSNISSIMILQATPIQLDERPKPLPLSYNEKDEECSNTEIEELSSVNEHRKDEVKKVKIVEVQDTTDDADINAVGDNDTALKNNEVEMLADENIDDGNDYPNDSKSSAMESGDSSIALRDILDTRAIPNILRKEAPYNFISPDDLSLSMHKLNLSSLPEENSEDTSQNQPTKKKSPMKVRIKSPYENKSFIMEEKKRKKLLEIRDKREKKKMAGGENCKVSKHRYGKGIMPSSSVTNLSITNKSFYNSIYGQNVNFDNKSTKSKGRRGKRELFIDAPLEQLRGENESPMLTPDKNNKKYVNRSYYLDEAVTEMMYTQLRQSDCSSVREIFSASASAVSAEFAANRAEADPSDKLAPSFREDSESDDENKDAFNDNPGKKDSRTIMITSSRSILNVVPANSPKNNKVNDEDEEETSENPVPTVACRKSIEKLYDLMKKLGKTDTLEMRSSRSKLLTNISKVDAIVQGTSTIQGSDSGTSLKHHLTSSNPSSFSFEKINNHDEIPDSKITSNKNTDALTTVVPKVIISTKHQTVKAEVEKVRKERKKIVMNPLSKVPDNPLKAISQLLHEFDSVQKTRQRLPSDSKPSRKGDSSHEGRNVPRQGFMVKRRSRIDQSARENEIQSDKNFKVIARDRRARPTPAMELLKIPHQQIPIEEKHVDRNVKEERHNPHNDRVAKEDKHLDRFSKKKIADIIDEVKEAKGEAVRGPSKMNSRLNSLAQPKKSYVQAHSEEYQTRYGRNLMADRLQRLASAPPAPPALVAEKPALLNIKNKPRRTSTEAVSSVSVRPPPPPQAIERGLRLRRSASSSPEPRAPPAPPAPRPGLAFDAPNNM; from the exons ATGCTGATCAGCAAAGTGCCTGACGAGACGGCGTCCTCGCGAGACCACTCGCACGAGTACCAGACCGCCAGCGAACTCTTCGATATGATGGCCAGGAACCACCCCTTCGAACCTGATG TGGGTGAAAGTCTATCAACTAGAGATTTAgtaattttatacaaaaacatCGATTTAGGCACAAAACTCATGTCCAACGCCGAAGAATTGAAACGAATCAGACCCAATCAACACGTGGAGACGGTCGTTTACAACGACGACCTAGATTCGGAGGACTCGGATGTGAGCGAAATTTACGGTAACGAAGACATGCGCAATGTATTTTCGGTCAACAGCGAGCGAATCGATCTGTTCAATGATCGACCTCCCTACCAAAACACTCTTTGCCAGAAGTTAGGCGATTTGGAAATACAAGCTTCAAACCTGTCTATGGAGTACGATCAACATTTCCTCTTCAAAGACCCCTACATAAAAGAGCAGCTCAAAAACTTAAACGGCATGGACGGGGAGTGCGATGGGATGGTTTTGCCGACTTCGCTCCTCGACTACATTTGTTGCAAGCGGTTAGAGGATAATTACAACTTCTACATGGAAAATATTATCCGATACGTCAAGCACACTATTGAGCAGCTCAAGCGCATCAGCAACGGGGACTACTTGACGGACAAAGCGAAAGAgaaatggagggaagtcgagaACGCTAGCAAAGGCGACGACGACACCAAAGTCCTCGCCACATCGACAAGCATCCCACTACAAGTCGAGCGCAAACTGAACGGAGTCTCGACCACGTGGGACGACATCATACACTCGGAAGTAGACGTAAGATCTTTATCGAAGATACTGGAAAAGAAAATTATCGTGGAAGTGCCAAAATTAATCTGTGGATCGTACAAACTGTTTAGCAAGTTCTGCtctgataatttaattattagttGCAAAAGAGAGGAGGAGCCGGTCGCAACTGAGAAGAAGAAAGAATCTCGAGTGGACGTGGTTCTTCAGCTAGAACGCTCGGATTCTGGACATGTCATGAGCAACATAAGTTCCATAATGATATTGCAAGCCACTCCTATCCAACTCG ATGAGCGTCCCAAACCTCTTCCGTTGTCGTACAATGAAAAAGACGAAGAATGTTCGAACACTGAAATTGAAGAACTTTCTTCTGTGAACGAGCATAGAAAAGATGAAGTAAAAAAGGTTAAAATTGTTGAGGTTCAGGACACAACTGATGACGCTGATATCAATGCTGTCGGAGACAATGATACTGCTTTGAAAAATAATGAAGTTGAAATGCTAGCTGACGAAAACATTGATGATGGAAATGATTATCCAAATGATTCTAAAAGTAGTGCAATGGAATCGGGTGATTCAAGTATCGCATTGAGAGATATACTAGACACGAGAGCTATTCCGAATATACTGCGAAAAGAAGCGCCATATAATTTTATATCGCCCGATGACTTATCGCTGTCCATGCATAAACTAAACTTGAGCTCTCTACCTGAGGAGAACAGCGAAGATACGTCCCAAAACCAACCAACCAAAAAGAAATCGCCAATGAAAGTTAGGATTAAGTCACCCTACGAGAACAAATCATTTATAATGGaagaaaaaaagagaaaaaaactcTTGGAGATACGCGATAAACGtgaaaaaaagaaaatggcAGGAGGTGAAAACTGTAAAGTTTCCAAGCATAGATACGGTAAAGGAATCATGCCGTCGAGTTCCGTCACAAACTTATCGATTACGAACAAATCGTTTTATAATTCAATTTATGGCCAAAATGTGAATTTCGACAATAAGTCCACCAAAAGTAAAGGACGTAGGGGTAAGAGAGAATTATTTATCGACGCGCCTTTGGAGCAATTGAGAGGAGAGAACGAGTCGCCGATGTTAACTCctgataaaaataacaaaaaatatgtcaatCGAAGTTATTACTTGGATGAGGCCGTGACAGAAATGATGTATACGCAACTGCGACAAAGCGACTGCAGCAGTGTCAGGGAAATATTCTCGGCATCCGCTTCTGCTGTGTCCGCCGAGTTCGCCGCCAACAGAGCTGAAGCTGACCCCAGTGATAAACTTGCTCCCAGTTTCCGGGAGGACTCGGAAAG cgaTGACGAAAACAAAGATGCATTTAATGATAATCCGGGAAAAAAAGATAGCCGCACAATTATGATCACATCTTCAAGAAGCATACTTAATGTTGTGCCTGCAAATTCGCCTAAAAATAACAAAGTTAATGATGAAGACGAAGAAGAAACTTCCGAAAATCCTGTGCCAACCGTCGCTTGTAGAAAGAgcatagaaaaactttatgaTCTGATGAAGAAATTAGGAAAGACCGACACGCTAGAAATGAGGTCTTCCAGAAGCAAACTCTTAACCAATATCAGCAAAGTTGACGCTATCGTACAAGGCACCTCTACCATACAAGGCAGCGACAGTGGAACCAGCCTCAAACATCATTTGACCTCATCGAATCCTAGCAGTTttagttttgagaaaattaatAATCACGATGAGATTCCAGATTCAAAAATAACGAGTAACAAAAATACCGATGCGCTCACTACGGTGGTCCCTAAAGTTATAATAAGTACAAAACATCAAACTGTAAAAGCTGAGGTTGAGAAAGTGAGAAAAGAGCGTAAGAAAATTGTCATGAATCCTTTATCTAAAGTGCCAGACAACCCCCTGAAGGCCATATCGCAGCTACTTCACGAGTTTGATAGCGTGCAAAAAACCAGGCAACGTCTTCCATCAGATTCCAAACCTAGCAGGAAAGGTGATTCATCACACGAAGGACGGAACGTACCCCGGCAAGGCTTCATGGTTAAAAGACGTTCCCGAATCGATCAGTCCGCTAGAGAAAACGAAATTCAAAGCGACAAAAATTTTAAAGTGATCGCTAGAGACCGAAGGGCCAGGCCCACCCCAGCGATGGAACTTTTAAAAATACCGCATCAGCAGATACCTATCGAGGAGAAGCACGTCGATCGCAATGTTAAGGAAGAAAGGCACAACCCGCACAACGATCGCGTTGCGAAAGAGGATAAGCATTTAGATCGTTTTAGTAAGAAGAAAATAGCCGACATAATAGATGAGGTGAAGGAAGCGAAAGGTGAGGCGGTGCGCGGGCCTTCGAAGATGAACTCTAGGTTGAATTCACTGGCGCAGCCGAAGAAGTCTTATGTGCAGGCGCACAGCGAGGAGTACCAGACGAGGTACGGCAGGAACCTCATGGCGGATCGCTTGCAGAGGCTGGCGTCGgcgccgccggcgccgccggCGCTCGTCGCCGAGAAGCCGGCGCTGCTGAACATCAAGAACAAGCCGAGGAGGACCAGCACGGAGGCAGTGTCGTCGGTGTCGGTGAGACCGCCTCCGCCGCCGCAGGCTATAG AGCGCGGGCTCAGGCTGCGGCGGTCGGCCAGCAGCAGCCCCGAGCCGCGCGCGccccccgcgccgcccgcgccccgccCGGGCCTCGCCTTTGATGCGCCAAATAACATGTGA
- the LOC135079179 gene encoding uncharacterized protein LOC135079179: MVAVESYVKSHFRRSSPHALGVHKARVPLVPTDLDLSSVASSPTAEESTAIGSKLHSIIDSMIHAAPAPLSALRESRESSSRDPDEPDAYSLGNLSRQASSVDSDYRADIFEDKNVETAVESFQDKRDLTPEEESKSSETKYDRESNVSSGELQKLEDALHGRVSVGSFRQLRMNDFALTPKRSLQRALVVRSGDVVLKSSISKSLKLSSSRSDVSADLNTLPALGNSQLGWNFRSNIPMQIATVGYAFPDYHAAYCEPNTAIKSLDNIFKLGISLSSSSTKNKKSDKTSQCFKGSQSKCDTQDNTASSLNTADAMPVMRMKQMSIASVSTEARLFDNIEKTCGDCSIVVPEKRQTEVEKVKTESNAESIDCTSSLDMLVGLLNEIQKITTGHITDTVQYADEQDCKELEDVINGNDAMKDTAKNIDSHELVSIASLDKMRQLESSPSIYSLYLSDGDKESIEEKIGIPRLTTSLKSVLRHEIPIHVDKEVGADFPVREYTSTFTDVPSTFFPITITHSTNVTNSLIGILSKPSSQTMFSLEDYESACADSTLNCKKIMEITEESKTTQICETPVIAYPDSEKRVETFTEQQVEVYSDVVIENVSIMEVHKAKTEMNLFSNYTNYHKSSDFDPLIKMKRDLLVTIYSMLVLTVFAALSFPELVYHV, encoded by the exons ATGGTGGCGGTAGAGTCGTACGTGAAGAGCCACTTCCGCCGCTCGTCGCCGCACGCGCTCGGCGTGCACAAGGCGCGCGTGCCGCTCGTGCCCACGGACCTCGACCTGT CGTCAGTCGCGTCGTCCCCGACGGCGGAGGAGTCGACGGCGATCGGCAGCAAGCTGCACAGCATCATCGACAGCATGATccacgccgcgcccgcgccgctgtcGGCGCTGCGCGAGAGCCGCGAGAGCAGCTCGCGCGACCCCGACGAGCCCGACGCCTACTCCCTCGGGAACCTCTCGCGCCAGGCCTCCTCCGTCGACTCCGACTACCGCGCCGACATATTCGAGGACAAGAACGTCGAGACGGCCGTCGAGAGCTTCCAGGACAAGCGGGACCTCACGCCCGAAGAGGAGTCCAAATCCTCGGAAACGAAGTACGACCGCGAGTCGAACGTTTCCTCCGGCGAGCTCCAGAAGCTGGAGGACGCCCTCCACGGCCGCGTGTCGGTGGGATCCTTTCGGCAGCTGAGAATGAACGACTTCGCGCTGACGCCCAAGCGATCGTTGCAGCGAGCGCTGGTCGTCCGTTCCGGCGACGTTGTGCTCAAATCTTCGATATCCAAAAGCCTGAAACTGAGCAGCTCCCGCTCTGACGTCTCCGCAGATTTAAACACGTTGCCAGCCCTTGGAAATTCTCAACTGGGTTGGAATTTTCGCAGCAACATCCCGATGCAAATCGCGACCGTCGGGTACGCGTTCCCCGATTACCACGCGGCCTACTGCGAACCGAATACGGCGATCAAATCCttggacaatattttcaaaCTGGGAATCTCTCTGAGCAGCTCGTccacaaaaaacaaaaagtcTGATAAGACGAGTCAGTGTTTTAAGGGATCACAGTCGAAGTGCGATACTCAAGATAATACAGCATCGTCTCTGAATACTGCTGACGCGATGCCTGTAATGAGAATGAAGCAAATGAGTATTGCGTCGGTTTCCACGGAAGCTCGTCTGTTTGATAATATTGAAAAAACTTGTGGCGACTGTTCAATTGTAGTACCAGAAAAACGCCAGACCGAAGTCGAAAAGGTGAAGACTGAAAGTAACGCTGAAAGTATAGATTGCACTTCATCTTTGGACATGCTTGTTGGACTTCTGAACGAAATCCAGAAAATAACCACGGGCCATATCACTGACACTGTACAATATGCGGACGAGCAGGATTGCAAAGAGCTGGAGGATGTCATAAATGGCAACGATGCAATGAAGGATACGGCGAAAAATATTGACTCTCACGAATTGGTCTCCATCGCATCCTTGGACAAAATGAGGCAGTTGGAATCTAGCCCGAGTATTTATTCTCTGTACTTGTCCGATGGCGATAAAGAGTCGATTGAGGAGAAGATTGGGATTCCGCGACTGACTACCAGCTTAAAAAGCGTACTGCGTCACGAAATACCGATTCACGTGGACAAAGAAGTTGGCGCTGATTTCCCAGTGAGGGAATACACGAGTACTTTTACTGACGTGCCATCAACGTTTTTCCCTATTACCATAACTCACAGCACTAATGTCACTAATTCTCTAATCGGGATTCTGAGTAAGCCATCAAGCCAAACAATGTTTTCGCTCGAAGACTATGAAAGTGCGTGTGCGGACTCTACCTTAAATTGTAAAAAGATTATGGAAATCACAGAAGAGTCTAAAACTACTCAAATCTGTGAAACGCCTGTGATTGCGTATCCTGATAGCGAGAAACGTGTGGAGACTTTTACTGAACAGCAGGTGGAGGTATACAGTGATGTTGTTATTGAAAATGTATCAATCATGGAGGTGCACAAAGCTAAAACTGAGATGAATTTATTTAGCAATTATACCAATTACCACAAGAGTTCAGACTTTGATccattaattaaaatgaagcgCGATCTTTTAGTAACAATTTACTCGATGCTGGTTTTGACTGTATTTGCTGCCTTGTCGTTTCCAGAACTTGTGTACCATGTCTGA